Proteins from a genomic interval of Thermoanaerobacterium thermosaccharolyticum DSM 571:
- the recG gene encoding ATP-dependent DNA helicase RecG — MDLSKSIQYVKGVGPKRALLLKKIGIETVKDALEYYPKEYENREKIIPIDMLKIGEKQTFKAYIAGKAREYKVKRLTITKIPVKDGSGAVELVWYNQPYIKGNFKLGEEYIINGKVFYKYGQIYVENPVMDRSDSLNINAGRIVPIYKLTEGLSQKVIRSIIFNLLKEYLNDIEEIFDENFLKEYNLLDIKSAIKNIHFPESSKMLERSKYRLVFQEFFILQLGLTLIKNRYNTDKAGIKFRRVDLKDFFSKLKFHLTQAQERALNEILDDMYSGKVMNRLLQGDVGSGKTVIAAAAMYVAVKNGYQASIMAPTEILAKQHYFTLKELYDELDIKIELLTGSIGTKKKNIIIEEIKNGEIDILVGTHSLIEENVQFKNLGLAITDEQHRFGVRQRAVFKEKGEQTDVLVMTATPIPRTLALMLYGDLDISVIDELPPGRKKIETYAISATLRDRAYKFVINEVKKGRQAYIVCPLIEDSNLINAKSAEVVYEEIYKGVFKEFRVGLVHGGMSSNDKNKVMNEFVNGKIDILVSTTVIEVGVNVPNASVIVIENAERFGLAQLHQLRGRVGRSSNQSYCILIAYSYSDVVKKRLKVMTETNDGFKIAEKDLEIRGPGEFFGVKQHGLPELKLANIFEDIEILKLAQKAVEKFLNNDITFKRHDKMKAELVERFKDKLEGIVLN, encoded by the coding sequence ATGGATCTTTCAAAATCTATACAATATGTAAAGGGAGTAGGTCCTAAAAGAGCTCTATTATTAAAAAAAATCGGCATAGAAACAGTAAAGGATGCGTTGGAATATTATCCAAAAGAATATGAAAATAGAGAAAAAATAATACCAATAGATATGCTTAAGATCGGTGAAAAGCAGACTTTTAAGGCTTATATAGCGGGTAAGGCAAGGGAATATAAAGTAAAAAGATTAACTATTACAAAGATACCTGTTAAGGATGGAAGTGGTGCGGTTGAACTTGTTTGGTATAATCAGCCGTACATAAAGGGCAATTTTAAATTAGGCGAAGAATATATTATAAATGGCAAAGTTTTTTATAAATATGGACAGATATATGTTGAGAATCCGGTAATGGATAGAAGCGATAGTCTAAATATCAATGCTGGAAGGATTGTGCCGATATATAAATTAACTGAAGGATTGAGCCAGAAAGTTATAAGAAGTATAATTTTCAATCTTTTGAAAGAATATTTAAATGATATAGAAGAAATATTTGATGAAAATTTTTTAAAAGAATATAATTTGTTAGATATTAAAAGTGCAATAAAAAATATACACTTTCCTGAGTCTTCAAAAATGCTTGAAAGATCTAAATATAGACTTGTTTTTCAAGAATTTTTTATTTTACAATTAGGATTAACTTTGATAAAAAATAGATATAATACAGATAAAGCAGGTATAAAATTTAGACGTGTCGATTTAAAAGATTTTTTTAGCAAGTTAAAATTTCACCTTACACAAGCACAGGAGAGAGCTTTAAATGAAATACTTGATGATATGTATTCAGGGAAAGTAATGAATAGGCTTTTGCAGGGTGATGTTGGCTCAGGAAAGACAGTTATAGCAGCAGCAGCGATGTATGTTGCTGTGAAAAATGGATATCAGGCTTCTATAATGGCTCCGACAGAAATTCTTGCAAAACAGCATTATTTTACTTTAAAAGAGCTATATGACGAATTAGATATAAAAATTGAATTGCTTACTGGAAGTATTGGTACTAAAAAGAAAAACATCATTATTGAGGAAATTAAAAATGGTGAAATTGATATATTAGTTGGTACTCATTCTTTAATTGAGGAAAATGTACAATTTAAAAATTTAGGCTTAGCAATAACTGATGAACAACATAGGTTTGGCGTTCGTCAAAGAGCCGTATTTAAAGAAAAAGGTGAACAAACGGATGTTTTAGTGATGACAGCAACACCTATACCAAGAACATTAGCACTTATGTTGTATGGAGATTTGGATATATCTGTGATAGATGAATTGCCACCAGGACGAAAGAAAATAGAGACGTATGCAATAAGTGCTACTTTAAGAGATAGAGCATATAAATTCGTCATAAATGAAGTGAAAAAAGGGCGTCAAGCGTACATTGTTTGTCCGTTAATAGAAGATTCAAACCTAATTAATGCAAAATCGGCAGAAGTTGTATATGAAGAGATATACAAAGGGGTTTTTAAAGAATTTAGAGTTGGTTTAGTACATGGTGGAATGAGCTCAAATGATAAGAATAAAGTTATGAATGAATTTGTTAATGGGAAAATAGATATATTGGTGTCTACAACGGTTATAGAAGTTGGCGTGAATGTGCCAAATGCTTCAGTTATTGTTATTGAAAATGCTGAAAGATTTGGGTTGGCACAACTTCATCAATTAAGAGGACGTGTAGGAAGATCATCGAATCAATCTTATTGTATCCTTATAGCATATTCATATTCAGATGTTGTTAAAAAAAGATTGAAAGTGATGACTGAAACTAATGATGGGTTTAAAATTGCTGAAAAAGATTTGGAAATAAGAGGACCAGGTGAATTTTTTGGTGTAAAGCAGCATGGATTACCAGAATTGAAATTAGCAAATATTTTTGAAGATATTGAAATATTGAAATTGGCTCAAAAAGCTGTTGAAAAATTTTTAAACAACGATATTACATTCAAAAGGCATGATAAGATGAAAGCCGAACTAGTTGAGCGATTTAAAGATAAATTGGAAGGAATTGTATTAAATTAA
- a CDS encoding DAK2 domain-containing protein — translation MLDHIDGKTLKLLFKGGSQYLSNKSDEVNKLNVFPVPDGDTGSNMAYTLNYAVKEMEKTSDNINDILNNLSRGALLGAKGNSGVILSQIIRGFAKSLLNHDIITTKDFAEALNMGSSVAYKAVMKPTEGTILTVVRDCANEALKLSKIKDFEVFIDGIVKAAAESVERTPDLLPVLKQAGVVDSGGKGFLFILLGMLETIKGHEVVQEYTTKDVSTNETDLTNINFKYCTEMLINANSQMSHKLKSEIESFGDSLIVVGDDDLIKVHIHTNNPGLVLQNGLKYGDLLKVKIDNMKIQHENVILESKNNLKQDNSLSAKKYGFLAVSPGDGISKIFKELGCDVVIDGGQTMNPSALDILNGLEKINAENIIVFPNNKNIIMTCEQAMTMSDKNIYVIATESFNQAISAIINVDANMSIDDVIRSINDTIEKIRTIEITYSIRDSVIDGIDIKSGDILGFVDGKFTAIGTDYNEVALKIISDNISEDTAIITVYYGKDISENKAKDLQNDLQNFISFDGDIDIQYGGQPLYYYVISIE, via the coding sequence CTGTTGGATCATATAGATGGTAAAACTTTAAAACTTTTATTTAAGGGTGGGTCTCAATATTTATCAAATAAATCTGATGAAGTGAATAAATTAAATGTCTTTCCGGTTCCAGATGGTGATACTGGATCTAATATGGCATATACTTTAAATTACGCTGTTAAAGAAATGGAAAAAACATCCGATAATATAAACGATATATTAAATAATCTTTCAAGGGGTGCTTTGCTGGGAGCTAAAGGGAATTCGGGTGTAATTTTGTCACAAATTATTAGAGGATTTGCTAAAAGTCTTTTAAATCACGATATAATCACTACAAAAGATTTTGCAGAAGCGCTAAATATGGGTTCTTCTGTTGCTTATAAAGCAGTGATGAAACCTACTGAGGGCACTATTCTGACTGTTGTTAGAGACTGTGCCAACGAAGCTTTAAAATTAAGCAAAATAAAGGACTTTGAAGTATTTATAGATGGGATTGTAAAAGCTGCTGCAGAATCAGTTGAAAGGACTCCTGATTTGCTACCTGTATTGAAACAGGCTGGTGTAGTCGATTCTGGTGGTAAAGGGTTTTTGTTTATATTGTTAGGAATGCTGGAAACAATAAAAGGACATGAAGTTGTTCAAGAATATACAACAAAAGATGTTTCTACAAATGAAACTGACTTGACAAATATAAATTTCAAATATTGTACGGAAATGCTTATAAATGCTAATTCACAAATGTCTCATAAGTTGAAAAGTGAAATAGAATCTTTTGGTGACAGTTTAATTGTTGTTGGTGATGACGATCTTATAAAAGTGCATATTCATACAAATAACCCTGGCTTGGTATTGCAAAATGGCTTAAAGTATGGTGATTTATTAAAGGTCAAAATTGACAATATGAAAATTCAACATGAAAATGTCATATTGGAATCAAAAAATAATTTAAAACAAGATAATAGTCTTTCTGCTAAAAAATATGGATTTTTGGCTGTATCTCCTGGAGATGGAATAAGTAAAATATTCAAAGAATTGGGATGTGATGTTGTAATAGATGGGGGACAAACTATGAATCCTAGTGCTTTGGATATTTTAAATGGGTTGGAAAAAATAAATGCTGAAAATATAATTGTCTTTCCAAATAATAAAAACATAATCATGACTTGTGAGCAAGCCATGACGATGTCGGATAAAAACATATATGTGATCGCTACTGAAAGTTTCAATCAGGCAATCAGTGCAATAATAAATGTCGATGCAAATATGAGTATAGATGATGTAATAAGAAGCATAAATGATACAATTGAGAAAATTAGAACAATAGAAATAACATATTCTATAAGGGACTCAGTTATTGATGGAATAGATATTAAAAGTGGAGACATATTAGGATTTGTAGATGGAAAATTTACTGCAATTGGTACTGATTATAACGAAGTCGCTTTAAAAATTATAAGCGACAATATATCTGAGGATACTGCTATAATAACTGTTTATTATGGCAAGGATATTTCGGAAAATAAAGCAAAGGACTTACAAAATGACTTACAAAATTTTATTTCGTTTGACGGTGATATAGACATTCAATATGGTGGACAGCCCTTGTATTATTATGTAATTTCCATCGAATAG
- a CDS encoding Asp23/Gls24 family envelope stress response protein: protein MDQTKNNLGKIDISTDVIASIASYATSECYGIVGLGKRGPDGLIELFKNEQSGKGIKITSDEDGMVIDLYIIVEYGVNIKTVAANIIEKVKYTIETFTGIKVKNVVVNVQSIKVDI from the coding sequence ATGGATCAAACCAAAAATAACTTAGGTAAAATAGATATTTCTACAGATGTGATTGCATCTATAGCGAGTTATGCGACTTCTGAATGTTATGGAATTGTTGGCTTAGGAAAGCGTGGACCTGATGGACTCATAGAGCTTTTTAAAAATGAACAATCAGGTAAGGGAATTAAGATTACATCAGATGAAGACGGAATGGTTATAGATTTGTACATTATAGTTGAGTATGGTGTAAATATAAAAACTGTTGCAGCAAATATAATTGAAAAAGTTAAGTATACTATAGAGACATTTACTGGTATCAAAGTTAAAAATGTAGTCGTAAATGTGCAGAGTATAAAAGTTGATATCTGA
- the rpmB gene encoding 50S ribosomal protein L28 → MRKCDVCGKTPMAGYQYSHSHRKSIKKWQPNLKRVRAIVDGTPVRLNVCTKCLKSGRVKRAI, encoded by the coding sequence ATGAGAAAATGCGACGTTTGTGGAAAAACACCAATGGCAGGGTATCAATATAGCCATTCCCACAGAAAATCAATAAAGAAATGGCAGCCAAATTTAAAGCGTGTTAGAGCCATTGTTGATGGGACACCTGTAAGATTAAATGTTTGTACAAAATGTTTAAAGTCAGGAAGGGTTAAGAGAGCCATATAA